Proteins co-encoded in one Setaria viridis chromosome 9, Setaria_viridis_v4.0, whole genome shotgun sequence genomic window:
- the LOC117836228 gene encoding uncharacterized protein isoform X2, translating into MVKEEEIVAEAGGRGYMDLLGLGGEDYLLCMSPSSYFSSSVVSTATTTSATPAAASSPTCSSYLDLAPAYHQMLSFAGQGQYHGGDGIFGLQYYGGDQAIPMAVPVPQKSSPTTECSSSISSMSSSPPATTVSAISSPKPQAFKKKGSRSSDQRKAAPAAVATTAATNKRPRVRKEKLGERIIALQQLVSPFGKSDTASVLHEALGYIRFLHDQVQALSSPYMQQRQPVSAHAPAPESAAGTVVEPPRPTSDLRSRGLCLVPIACTEHVAGGVHGHGHGNGADLWSVAAGMAKAAAENKAAAAVGALPGGGHGHHGHLA; encoded by the exons ATGGTGAAGGAAGAGGAGATCGTCGCGGAGGCGGGAGGGCGAGGCTACATGGACTTGCTCGGTCTCGGAGGAGAGGACTACTTGCTGTGCATGTCCCCTTCCTCCTACTTCTCTTCCAGCGTCGTCTCCACCGCCACGACCACCAGTGccactcccgccgccgcgtcgtctcCTACCTGCTCCTCCTACCTCGACCTGGCTCCGGCTTATCACCAGATGCTGAGCTTCGCCGGCCAAGGGCAGTACCATGGTGGTGATGGCATCTTTGGCTTGCAGTACTACGGCGGTGATCAGGCGATTCCGATGGCTGTTCCTGTTCCGCAGAAGTCAAGCCCAACCACGGagtgctcctcctccatctcctccatgtcgtcctcgccgccggcgacaacAGTCTCGGCCATCTCCAGCCCAAAGCCACAGGCTTTCAAG AAGAAGGGATCGAGAAGCAGTGATCAAAGAAAGGCTGCGCCTGCTGCTGTTGCTACTACTGCTGCTACGAACAAGAGGCCCAGG GTGAGGAAGGAGAAGCTCGGGGAGAGGATCATAGCTCTGCAGCAGCTGGTTTCTCCATTCGGAAAG TCTGATACCGCCTCCGTTCTGCACGAGGCGCTCGGATACATACGCTTCCTGCACGACCAGGTTCAG GCTCTGAGCTCGCCGTACATGCAGCAGCGCCAGCCGGTCTCGGCGCACGCTCCG GCGCCGGAGAGCGCGGCCGGGACGGTGGTggagccgccgcggccgacgagCGACCTGAGGAGCCGGGGGCTGTGCCTGGTGCCGATCGCGTGCACGGAGCatgtcgccggcggcgttcacggccacggccacggcaaCGGCGCCGACCTCTGGTccgtggcggcggggatggcgaAGGCGGCCGCGGAGAAcaaggctgctgctgctgtcggaGCGCTGCCTGGTGGTGGTCATGGTCACCACGGGCACCTGGCCTAG
- the LOC117836228 gene encoding uncharacterized protein isoform X1, translated as MVKEEEIVAEAGGRGYMDLLGLGGEDYLLCMSPSSYFSSSVVSTATTTSATPAAASSPTCSSYLDLAPAYHQMLSFAGQGQYHGGDGIFGLQYYGGDQAIPMAVPVPQKSSPTTECSSSISSMSSSPPATTVSAISSPKPQAFKKKGSRSSDQRKAAPAAVATTAATNKRPRVRKEKLGERIIALQQLVSPFGKSDTASVLHEALGYIRFLHDQVQALSSPYMQQRQPVSAHAPLCSYSAAALWQAPESAAGTVVEPPRPTSDLRSRGLCLVPIACTEHVAGGVHGHGHGNGADLWSVAAGMAKAAAENKAAAAVGALPGGGHGHHGHLA; from the exons ATGGTGAAGGAAGAGGAGATCGTCGCGGAGGCGGGAGGGCGAGGCTACATGGACTTGCTCGGTCTCGGAGGAGAGGACTACTTGCTGTGCATGTCCCCTTCCTCCTACTTCTCTTCCAGCGTCGTCTCCACCGCCACGACCACCAGTGccactcccgccgccgcgtcgtctcCTACCTGCTCCTCCTACCTCGACCTGGCTCCGGCTTATCACCAGATGCTGAGCTTCGCCGGCCAAGGGCAGTACCATGGTGGTGATGGCATCTTTGGCTTGCAGTACTACGGCGGTGATCAGGCGATTCCGATGGCTGTTCCTGTTCCGCAGAAGTCAAGCCCAACCACGGagtgctcctcctccatctcctccatgtcgtcctcgccgccggcgacaacAGTCTCGGCCATCTCCAGCCCAAAGCCACAGGCTTTCAAG AAGAAGGGATCGAGAAGCAGTGATCAAAGAAAGGCTGCGCCTGCTGCTGTTGCTACTACTGCTGCTACGAACAAGAGGCCCAGG GTGAGGAAGGAGAAGCTCGGGGAGAGGATCATAGCTCTGCAGCAGCTGGTTTCTCCATTCGGAAAG TCTGATACCGCCTCCGTTCTGCACGAGGCGCTCGGATACATACGCTTCCTGCACGACCAGGTTCAG GCTCTGAGCTCGCCGTACATGCAGCAGCGCCAGCCGGTCTCGGCGCACGCTCCG CTGTGCTCGTACTCTGCTGCTGCATTGTGGCAGGCGCCGGAGAGCGCGGCCGGGACGGTGGTggagccgccgcggccgacgagCGACCTGAGGAGCCGGGGGCTGTGCCTGGTGCCGATCGCGTGCACGGAGCatgtcgccggcggcgttcacggccacggccacggcaaCGGCGCCGACCTCTGGTccgtggcggcggggatggcgaAGGCGGCCGCGGAGAAcaaggctgctgctgctgtcggaGCGCTGCCTGGTGGTGGTCATGGTCACCACGGGCACCTGGCCTAG
- the LOC117835353 gene encoding origin of replication complex subunit 5 — translation MSQPVTPRRTTRSSAGSVSDPASPSKSRPKSTPRRQLIPAAAKEEGEDERSSINVLLEALPGRRAQASDLLRLLAPAPALPLLLYGGAATGKTRALLLALRHIRPRPQRVAYAALRSLPSPRALFASLLSQLSPPPSSSASSRQRVPDKPSDFVAALRDALAGLCAQGEAVYLVFDNLEVVRSWEKGGQLLALILRLHDLLRLPQVVLVYVSSATPDAYYSMTGSVEPNHIYFPDYTVDEVRDILIRGHPNPKLYASFLSVALTPLFRVTRRVDELGAALEPLFRRYCEPLGDLEAVPDESIKRRLFEHIQPHLAVALNETFSVPMRASVDQFKDGNSGGKASTKRQFGSRDSLSTELEFHMSVSAKYLLLSAFLASRNPATLDAALFDSTGGSDNHRRKRKSSQASMNMKDTMVEEMLMKGPGTFPLERLLAIFQCITSVSEDALNDVECPDSMMNGSGMTGLMSDVLLQLSTLCNSNFLSKSRSCPLEGSARYRSNIDEDLALKVARSVSFPLSKYIYRR, via the exons ATGTCGCAGCCTGTCACCCCGCGCCGCACCACCCGCTCGTCCGCCGGCTCCGTGTCCGATCCCGCCTCCCCGTCCAAATCCAGGCCCAAATCCACGCCCAGGCGCCAactcatccccgccgccgcgaaggaggagggggaggatgagCGGAGCTCCATCAACGTGCTCCTCGAGGCGttgcccggccgccgcgcgcaggCTTCGGACCTCCTCCGGCtcctggcgccggcgccggcgctcccTTTGCTCCTCTACGGGGGCGCCGCCACGGGGAAGAcgcgcgcgctcctcctcgcgctccgccACATTCGCCCCCGTCCGCAGCGCGTCGCATACGCCGCACTGCGCTCCCTCCCGTCCCCTCGTGCGCTCTTCGCGTCCCTCCTCTCCCAACTcagcccgccgccgtcgtcctccgccTCATCTCGCCAGCGCGTCCCCGACAAGCCCTCGGACTTCGTCGCCGCCCTCCGCGACGCCCTTGCTGGACTCTGCGCCCAGGGCGAGGCCGTGTATCTGGTGTTCGATAACTTGGAGGTTGTTAGGAGCTGGGAAAAGGGCGGCCAGCTTCTCGCCCTCATCCTCCGCCTCCATGATCTCCTCCGGTTGCCTCAGGTCGTGCTCGTCTATGTAAGCAGTGCAACGCCTGATGCCTACTACTCCATGACTGGCTCTGTTGAACCGAATCACATTTACTTCCCGGATTACACAGTGGACGAAGTCCGCGATATCCTGATTCGAGGCCATCCTAATCCGAAGCTGTACGCATCATTCCTTAG TGTGGCGCTGACGCCATTATTCCGGGTAACAAGGAGGGTTGATGAATTGGGGGCTGCACTGGAGCCACTTTTCAGGAGGTATTGTGAACCACTAGGGGATTTGGAGGCAGTTCCGGATGAGAGCATTAAGAGGAGGTTGTTTGAACATATTCAACCACATTTGGCTGTTGCTTTGAACGAGACATTCAGTGTTCCCATGAGGGCTTCTGTGGATCAATTCAAGGATGGCAATTCTGGTGGGAAGGCCAGCACTAAAAGGCAGTTCGGCAGTAGAGATAGTTTGTCAACTGAATTGGAGTTTCACATGTCTGTTTCTGCGAAATACTTGCTATTGTCAGCTTTCCTGGCTTCAAGGAACCCAGCTACTCTTGATGCAGCTTTGTTCGATTCAACTGGAGGGTCGGATAATCATAGGCGCAAGAGAAA GAGCTCTCAGGCCTCGATGAATATGAAGGACACCATGGTTGAAGAGATGCTTATGAAAGGCCCTGGTACATTTCCTCTTGAGAGGCTCTTGGCTATATTTCAGTGCATTACATCAGTGTCAGAAGATGCTCTCAATGATGTTGAATGTCCTGATAGTATGATGAATGGAAGTGGAATGACTGGTTTGATGTCAGATGTTCTTTTGCAATTGTCAACACTGTGCAATTCGAATTTCCTCTCCAAAAGCCGGAGCTGCCCACTAGAAGGCTCAGCTAGATATCGATCTAACATTGATGAAGATTTAGCTCTCAAG GTTGCCAGGAGTGTTAGTTTTCCCCTCTCGAAGTATATCTACAGAAGATAG
- the LOC117835351 gene encoding probable receptor-like protein kinase At5g61350 — translation MLVLLMPTSTKMARSMLERKRVPKFIILSILAIISITSTNAIASPKDSFVPRDNYLISCGASGSVQLDDGRTFRSDPESASFLSTPVDIKITANNYPAAASPLSPLYLSARVFSDVSTYSFFVSQPGRHWIRLYFLPIPDKQYNLTTATFSVFTDNMVLLHDFSIIASPPNPVLREYIVVTQGDNLKIIFTPKKDSIAFINAIEVVSAPPSLIPNTTNSLPPQEQFDISNNALQVVYRLNMGGALVTAFNDTLGRIWLPDAPFLKLEAAAKAAWVPPRTIKYPDDKTITPLIAPAFIYSTAQQTASTNTSQARFNITWEMEAEPGFKYLIRLHFCDIISKALNSLYFNVYINGMMGVSNLDLSSLTMGLAVAYYQDFTVDSSSIINSTLLVQVGPSTTDSSNTDAILNGLEVMKISNQANSLDGLFSPKTSSQLGKRTLTGIGLALAVIAAALAMVICCRRNRRPEWQKTNSFHSWFLPLNSSQSSFMSSCSRLSRNRFGSTRTKSGFSSLFASSAYGLGRYFTFAEIQKATKNFEEKDVLGVGGFGKVYLGVLEDGTKLAIKRGNPSSDQGMNEFLTEIQMLSKLRHRHLVSLIGCCDENNEMILVYEFMSNGPLRDHLYGGTNLKPLSWKQRLEISIGAAKGLHYLHTGAAQGIIHRDVKTTNILLDENFVAKVADFGLSKAAPSLEQTHVSTAVKGSFGYLDPEYFRRQQLTEKSDVYSFGVVLFEVLCARPAINPALPRDQVNLAEWALTWYRKGELNKIIDPHIAGQIRPDSLEMFAEAAEKCLADYGVDRPSMGDVLWKLEFALQLQEKGDVVDGTSNGIPMKSFNASSLDDMEKPSSAMPPVQGR, via the coding sequence ATGCTAGTGCTTCTGATGCCAACATCAACAAAGATGGCCAGAAGCATGCTTGAGAGGAAGAGAGTACCAAAGTTCATCATCCTCTCCATCCTTGCCATTATCAGTATAACCAGCACCAATGCAATTGCATCACCGAAGGATTCATTTGTACCTCGAGACAACTACCTCATTAGCTGTGGAGCATCTGGTTCTGTGCAGCTTGATGATGGCAGGACATTCCGTTCTGATCCAGAGTCGGCATCGTTTCTGTCCACCCCAGTGGACATCAAGATCACTGCTAACAATTATCCGGCTGCTGCTTCACCATTATCCCCACTCTATCTGTCAGCAAGAGTTTTTTCGGATGTCTCAACTTATAGTTTCTTTGTCTCGCAGCCTGGTCGCCATTGGATCCGTCTCTACTTCTTACCTATCCCTGACAAACAATACAACCTCACCACAGCTACATTCTCTGTGTTCACTGACAATATGGTTCTTCTCCATGACTTCTCCATCATTGCCAGTCCCCCAAATCCTGTCCTTCGGGAGTATATTGTCGTAACCCAGGGAGACAACTTGAAGATCATTTTCACCCCAAAAAAGGACTCAATAGCATTCATCAATGCTATTGAGGTTGTCTCTGCACCACCCAGCCTAATTCCAAATACCACCAACAGCCTGCCTCCCCAGGAACAATTTGACATCTCCAACAATGCATTGCAGGTAGTCTACCGGCTGAACATGGGAGGTGCACTCGTGACAGCCTTCAATGACACACTGGGCAGGATCTGGTTACCAGATGCACCTTTTTTGAAGCTTGAGGCAGCAGCAAAAGCAGCTTGGGTTCCTCCTAGAACCATCAAGTATCCTGATGACAAGACCATCACACCACTCATTGCTCCAGCATTCATCTACTCAACAGCACAGCAGACTGCCTCGACAAATACCTCGCAAGCAAGATTCAACATAACTTGGGAAATGGAAGCAGAGCCAGGATTCAAGTACCTCATCCGCCTACATTTCTGTGATATTATAAGCAAGGCACTCAATAGCCTCTACTTCAATGTCTACATAAATGGCATGATGGGTGTGTCCAACCTCGACCTCTCAAGCTTGACAATGGGGCTTGCAGTAGCCTACTACCAGGACTTTACTGTGGACTCATCCAGCATCATCAACTCCACCCTTCTAGTGCAGGTTGGCCCGAGCACTACCGACTCCAGCAACACTGATGCCATCCTTAATGGACTTGAAGTCATGAAGATAAGCAACCAAGCAAACAGCTTAGATGGCCTTTTTTCACCAAAAACAAGCTCACAACTTGGTAAGAGGACACTAACCGGCATAGGTCTTGCTTTGGCAGTGATTGCAGCTGCATTGGCCATGGTAATATGCTGCAGGCGAAACCGAAGGCCAGAATGGCAGAAGACAAATAGCTTCCATTCTTGGTTCCTTCCACTCAACTCCAGCCAATCAAGCTTCatgagcagctgcagcaggcTCTCCAGAAATCGCTTTGGCTCCACAAGGACCAAGAGTGGTTTTTCGAGCCTGTTTGCATCTAGTGCTTATGGACTAGGCCGCTATTTCACCTTCGCTGAAATTCAGAAAGCCACAAAAAACTTTGAAGAAAAGGATGTCCTTGGTGTTGGTGGTTTTGGAAAAGTTTATCTTGGTGTTCTTGAGGATGGCACAAAGCTGGCTATCAAGCGAGGCAATCCATCTTCTGATCAAGGTATGAATGAGTTCCTGACTGAAATTCAAATGTTGTCAAAGCTACGTCACCGACACCTGGTTTCACTCATTGGTTGCTGTGATGAGAATAATGAGATGATCCTGGTTTATGAGTTCATGTCAAATGGTCCATTGAGGGATCATCTCTATGGTGGTACGAACCTGAAGCCTCTCTCTTGGAAGCAACGCCTAGAAATTAGCATTGGGGCGGCAAAGGGCCTGCATTATCTTCATACAGGTGCAGCTCAGGGCATAATTCACCGTGATGTCAAGACTACCAACATTCTCCTTGATGAAAATTTTGTGGCCAAGGTTGCTGATTTTGGCCTATCAAAAGCTGCTCCATCCCTTGAGCAAACCCATGTCAGCACTGCTGTCAAAGGAAGCTTTGGCTACCTTGATCCAGAGTACTTCAGACGTCAACAGCTAACGGAGAAATCAGATGTATACTCTTTTGGGGTGGTACTCTTTGAGGTGTTGTGTGCAAGGCCAGCCATCAACCCAGCACTTCCAAGAGACCAAGTGAACCTCGCAGAATGGGCCCTTACATGGTACCGCAAGGGAGAGCTTAATAAAATAATTGATCCTCACATTGCAGGACAAATCAGGCCTGATTCACTTGAGATGTTTGCTGAGGCTGCTGAGAAATGCCTTGCTGACTATGGAGTTGACCGTCCATCAATGGGAGACGTTTTGTGGAAACTTGAATTTGCCTTGCAACTTCAAGAAAAGGGTGATGTTGTTGATGGAACCAGCAATGGGATCCCAATGAAGAGCTTCAATGCTTCAAGCTTAGATGACATGGAGAAACCTAGCAGTGCAATGCCGCCTGTTCAAGGAAGATAA